The Undibacterium cyanobacteriorum genomic sequence GCATCATACTCAAACCAATCTTGCACATCTTCTCGCAAAACAGCGGGTGCGAAAGGGCGGAAAGATTCGCGAAACTTTACTTTAAGGTTGAGTGTGCTCTGCATACTTGGTGAACGTGCATCGCCCAAGATGGAGCGACCGCCCAATGCGCGAGGTCCGAATTCCATGCGTCCTTGAAACCAGCCTAAGGCCCGACCTTGCGCCATATCCTGTGCGCATTGATCAATTAAGTCGGCTTCTTCAAGTACACTAAATTGTGCGCCCGCATCCCGCAGGGCTTGCTCGATGGAGGCTTGTGCAAATGCAGGTCCGAGATAGCTGCCGTGCATACGATCGTAGCTTGTGCAGGCCGCGCGTTCGTGGCCGAGATAACCGTGATACGCCGCCAGTGCAGCCCCTAGGGCGCCACCGGCATCGCCTGCGGCAGGCTGCACCCAGATACGCTCAAAACTTCCTTGTTTGAAAAGCTTACCGTTAGCTACGCAGTTGAGCGCCACACCACCCGCCAAACAGAGGTTTTTCATCCCCGTTTCGGCGGCAATCGCGGCTGCCAATTTCAGCACCACGATTTCAGTGACCGCTTGCAAGGATGCGGCCATATCCATGTGCACTTGTTGCAAAGCTTGTTCGGCAGTGCGTGGAGCTAGATCAAATAAGCGACTGAAAGCCTGATTGGTCATGGTGAGACCAGCACAATAGTCAAAATAGTGCATGTCGAGGCTGAAGGAACCGTCTTCTTTGACGTCGATGAGGTGCTTCAGAATGGTATCGACAAATCGCGGTTCGCCATAAGGCGCCAATCCCATTACTTTGTACTCGCCGGAATTGACCTTGAAACCGAGGTGATAAGTGAAGGCAGAGTACAGCAGACCTAAGGAGTGCGGAAAATGAATTTCCTTGAAAATTTCTAAGCTCTTGCCGCGCCCAATGGCGACAGAACTGGTGGCCCACTCGCCCACGCCGTCCAGAGTTAACACCGCGGCTTCTTCAAAGGGGGATGGATAGAAAGCACTCGCGGCGTGGCTTTGATGATGTTCACCAAATAGCAGCTTATCTTCCCAAACCACTGAACTGGAAAATTTCTTGAGCTCTTTGGCCAACAGACTTTTAAGGAAGAGCTTTTCGCGTAACCAGACAGGCAAGGCTAAACGAAACGAGGAGAAACCTTTCGGTGCAAAGGCCAAGTACGTTTCCAGCAACCGCTCAAACTTTAGGAAAGGCTTGTCGTAAAAGGCCACGTGATCAATTTGTGTGGCATCGATATGCGCTTCTTGCAGGCAGTAACTCAGTGCTTGGTGCGGGAAAGCGGCATCATGCTTCTTACGAGTGAAACGCTCTTCTTGTGCTGCCGCGATAATTTCACCGTCGCGGATTAAAGCGACCGCGCTATCGTGGTAATACGCAGAGATTCCAACGATGATCATATTAGAACAAGGTGTAAATAAAAGGAGCGATAGCGCTGCCTTGTGCTAACACGATAAGCACGCCTAAGAGTGCCATCACTAACAGGATGGGAACCAACCAGAATTTTTTTCTGGCCTTCATGAAGGCAAATAGTTCTTTGAGAAACGACAAGATAGTACCTTGCTTAAAAAGAGTCTTGAAACTGTGTATGTTCGGTGGGTGCGTTCACCCAGCATGAAAGCGCGATTCTAACATCAAGCCGCGCCTCTTCATTCTAAAACTGGTCTTTCATAGATTGCGGGTCGGGGCCGGCTGGATCGCGTTTTTTCCAGTAACTCACCACCTTGGGATTCGGCTTGAGATCGAGAGGTCTTTTGCCAAACAAGCGCATGATGAGTGCAAATGGGGTAATTGCGCCAAAGAAAACAATGCCCATGGCGATCGGGCTGACGATCTTCGATAAGAGCTCACCAAAATGCATCCATGCGCGATTCAAGGGATGCAAGATGCGTGAGAAAAATAAGGCTGGAATCAGAAAGGTGAGTGCAATAATACCTGCCCATAATCGTGGTTCATGGCCATGACGTAGCGGGAGTAGGGCGATGATAGCGAAGAAAGCGCACATGATGAAACCGAAATTTCGATCGCTCGACATTTCGATTTCAGGTTTTTTGGAGGGAGGTGCCGACTGACTCATGATTTCAATGCGATCGTGTTCGAAGGTCGGCAGTATCGCATATTAGGACGGAAAATGGCGTATCGACCCCGTCCGTGTGAAACTAAGCAATCTAAAGCATTGTTGGTATGATGATGTTAAATAATTAATGCTGCTGACAGTGTACGAAC encodes the following:
- a CDS encoding carbamoyltransferase family protein; protein product: MIIVGISAYYHDSAVALIRDGEIIAAAQEERFTRKKHDAAFPHQALSYCLQEAHIDATQIDHVAFYDKPFLKFERLLETYLAFAPKGFSSFRLALPVWLREKLFLKSLLAKELKKFSSSVVWEDKLLFGEHHQSHAASAFYPSPFEEAAVLTLDGVGEWATSSVAIGRGKSLEIFKEIHFPHSLGLLYSAFTYHLGFKVNSGEYKVMGLAPYGEPRFVDTILKHLIDVKEDGSFSLDMHYFDYCAGLTMTNQAFSRLFDLAPRTAEQALQQVHMDMAASLQAVTEIVVLKLAAAIAAETGMKNLCLAGGVALNCVANGKLFKQGSFERIWVQPAAGDAGGALGAALAAYHGYLGHERAACTSYDRMHGSYLGPAFAQASIEQALRDAGAQFSVLEEADLIDQCAQDMAQGRALGWFQGRMEFGPRALGGRSILGDARSPSMQSTLNLKVKFRESFRPFAPAVLREDVQDWFEYDADSPYMLMVAEVHQDKRITVPESEKALFGIDKLKVARSQIPAVTHVDYSARIQTVTADTNPRYHQLISRFKSLTGCPVIVNTSFNVRGEPIVNTPEEAFKCFMGTDIERLAIGNCYLKKEEQDPKLRISYENAFELD
- a CDS encoding SxtJ family membrane protein; translation: MSSDRNFGFIMCAFFAIIALLPLRHGHEPRLWAGIIALTFLIPALFFSRILHPLNRAWMHFGELLSKIVSPIAMGIVFFGAITPFALIMRLFGKRPLDLKPNPKVVSYWKKRDPAGPDPQSMKDQF
- a CDS encoding DUF5989 family protein; amino-acid sequence: MSFLKELFAFMKARKKFWLVPILLVMALLGVLIVLAQGSAIAPFIYTLF